A part of Chloroflexota bacterium genomic DNA contains:
- the murD gene encoding UDP-N-acetylmuramoyl-L-alanine--D-glutamate ligase — MVEWHNKRVVILGLARQGTALARYLAGQGARVTVSDSKPVEQLAGALESLRDLTIEYALGGHPLTLLDGADLLCLSGGVPADEPLAQEARRRGLALFNDSQIFLDAAPCQVIGITGSAGKTTTTTLTGLMSQAGGRQVWVGGNIGNPLLADLDRIQADDLAVMELSSFQLEIMTRSPQIAGVLNITPNHLDRHGTMNVYIEAKSHILRHQNASDIAVLGREDENARGLESATPGRVWWFAVSAPADEAAGTFIHDDVIYLRDGERERPVCPVSEIRLRGAHNVLNVLAACALAGAAGIEPAAMGEAINNFNGVAHRLELVRERNGVKWYNDSIATAPERVVAALKSFDEPIVLLTGGRDKKLPWGELMALARQRVKALIVFGEAADLIAGAAEEENARVEGRRYKMAPRLLKVVKCGTMAEAVQKAAEAAEAGDAVLLSPGCTSYDAFKDFVERGEVFREMVNRL; from the coding sequence ATGGTGGAGTGGCATAACAAGCGAGTCGTGATTTTGGGCCTGGCCCGGCAAGGCACGGCTCTTGCAAGATACCTGGCCGGGCAGGGCGCTCGGGTAACCGTGAGCGACTCTAAACCGGTGGAACAACTGGCCGGGGCGCTGGAGAGCCTGCGCGACTTAACAATTGAATATGCCCTCGGCGGCCACCCGCTCACGTTGCTCGACGGCGCAGACCTGTTGTGCCTTTCGGGCGGCGTTCCGGCGGATGAGCCGCTGGCGCAGGAAGCGCGCCGTCGTGGCCTGGCCCTATTCAACGATTCGCAAATCTTTTTGGACGCGGCCCCGTGCCAGGTGATTGGCATCACCGGCTCGGCAGGCAAGACCACGACGACGACGCTCACAGGATTGATGAGTCAAGCCGGGGGTCGGCAGGTCTGGGTCGGCGGCAACATCGGCAATCCGTTGCTCGCCGACCTGGATCGGATACAGGCCGACGACCTGGCTGTGATGGAACTTTCCAGCTTCCAGTTGGAGATTATGACCCGGTCGCCGCAGATCGCAGGCGTGTTGAACATTACGCCGAACCACCTGGATCGGCACGGCACGATGAACGTTTACATTGAAGCCAAGAGCCACATCCTGCGCCACCAAAACGCGAGTGACATCGCCGTGCTGGGCCGGGAGGACGAAAATGCCCGGGGGCTGGAGTCGGCCACACCGGGGCGGGTGTGGTGGTTTGCCGTGTCCGCTCCTGCCGACGAGGCGGCTGGAACGTTCATTCACGACGACGTGATTTATTTGCGCGATGGCGAGCGTGAACGCCCGGTCTGCCCGGTGAGCGAGATCAGATTACGCGGGGCGCACAATGTTTTGAACGTGCTGGCGGCTTGCGCCCTGGCCGGGGCCGCCGGAATTGAACCGGCGGCGATGGGCGAAGCGATTAACAATTTTAATGGCGTGGCTCACCGCCTCGAACTGGTGCGCGAGCGCAACGGCGTGAAGTGGTACAACGACTCGATTGCGACTGCGCCGGAACGAGTGGTAGCCGCCCTCAAGTCGTTCGATGAGCCGATCGTGTTGCTGACCGGCGGGCGTGACAAGAAACTGCCCTGGGGCGAATTGATGGCCCTGGCCCGGCAGAGGGTGAAGGCGCTGATCGTCTTCGGGGAAGCCGCCGATTTGATCGCCGGGGCGGCCGAGGAAGAAAACGCCAGGGTTGAAGGCCGACGCTACAAAATGGCGCCACGGTTGTTGAAGGTGGTGAAGTGCGGCACGATGGCCGAAGCTGTGCAGAAAGCCGCCGAAGCCGCCGAGGCGGGCGACGCGGTTCTGCTCTCGCCCGGTTGCACAAGTTACGACGCGTTCAAGGATTTTGTGGAACGCGGCGAGGTGTTTAGAGAGATGGTGAATCGGCTTTGA
- a CDS encoding FtsW/RodA/SpoVE family cell cycle protein, with the protein MTATTTPATPTRKKAGPLNLDWGLLLIVGVLLAFGLMMVYSTTFDWSYTDFKSPTTVFFRQVRSLAIGLVVMAALARLDYHHLRRAAVPLLGITILALIVVLVFGTFAFGAQRGLLNGSYQPSELAKLATVIYLSVWLTSKGEMIKDFGYGLAPYGVVVGVLAGLVLQEPDVSATLTIVLVGATMFFLAGADLLQIALASIVSGAAGYAVVMSSTTARDRIAEYLAGLTNIEQTSWHVQQAIIAFINGGVFGRGLGQSYQKFEALPTPHTDSVIINIGVMVAALPFAGNALPLISYGGSSLVVTLAGIGVLLSVSRHNPNETLQRKTRASFDYSRRDRRPRVSRPRSDE; encoded by the coding sequence ATGACTGCAACAACAACTCCTGCAACTCCAACTCGCAAGAAAGCCGGCCCCCTCAACCTGGATTGGGGCCTCCTGCTCATCGTGGGCGTTCTGCTGGCCTTTGGGCTGATGATGGTGTATTCGACCACGTTCGATTGGTCGTACACCGACTTCAAGTCGCCGACCACCGTGTTCTTCCGGCAGGTGCGTTCGTTGGCAATCGGCCTGGTGGTCATGGCGGCGCTGGCCCGGCTCGACTACCACCACTTGCGGCGGGCGGCAGTGCCGCTGTTAGGAATCACGATTCTGGCGTTGATAGTGGTGTTGGTCTTTGGCACGTTCGCCTTCGGCGCGCAACGCGGCTTGCTCAACGGCTCCTATCAACCCTCGGAGTTGGCGAAACTGGCTACGGTGATTTACCTCAGCGTGTGGTTGACGTCGAAAGGCGAGATGATCAAAGACTTTGGCTACGGCCTTGCGCCTTACGGGGTCGTCGTCGGCGTGCTGGCCGGCCTGGTTCTGCAAGAACCGGACGTGAGCGCCACCCTCACCATCGTCCTCGTCGGCGCAACCATGTTCTTCCTGGCCGGCGCCGACTTGTTGCAAATTGCCCTGGCCTCCATCGTCAGCGGCGCGGCCGGCTATGCCGTTGTCATGTCGTCTACCACCGCTCGCGACCGTATAGCCGAATATCTGGCCGGGCTGACGAACATCGAACAAACCTCCTGGCACGTCCAGCAAGCCATCATCGCCTTCATCAACGGCGGCGTGTTTGGGCGCGGCCTGGGCCAGAGCTACCAGAAATTTGAGGCCCTGCCTACGCCACACACCGACAGCGTGATCATCAACATTGGCGTGATGGTGGCCGCCCTGCCGTTCGCCGGCAACGCTTTGCCGCTTATCAGTTACGGCGGGTCGTCATTAGTGGTGACGTTAGCCGGGATTGGCGTGTTGTTGAGCGTTTCACGCCACAACCCGAATGAAACTTTACAGAGGAAGACGCGTGCGTCTTTTGATTACAGCCGGCGGGACCGGCGGCCACGTGTATCCCGCCCTCGCAGTGACGAGTAA
- a CDS encoding glycosyltransferase codes for MYPALAVTSKLPATAQVLWAGSVGGMERELVTRHEKRIEFKEIQAGAVVGVGAWRGAVGLVRLAWGTIQALGLIRRFRPGAVLTTGGYPAIPTALAAWASGLPILVYLPDIEPKRFRSSTSAASWTGQR; via the coding sequence GTGTATCCCGCCCTCGCAGTGACGAGTAAATTGCCCGCAACCGCGCAAGTGCTCTGGGCCGGTTCAGTCGGCGGCATGGAACGTGAACTCGTGACCCGGCATGAGAAGCGGATCGAGTTCAAGGAAATTCAAGCAGGCGCGGTGGTTGGAGTGGGCGCGTGGCGAGGCGCAGTTGGGCTGGTAAGACTCGCGTGGGGAACAATACAGGCCCTCGGCCTCATCCGCCGGTTCCGGCCAGGGGCAGTTTTAACAACCGGCGGCTACCCCGCCATTCCGACGGCTCTGGCGGCGTGGGCATCGGGCCTGCCAATTCTGGTCTACCTGCCGGATATTGAGCCAAAGAGATTCAGATCATCCACCTCAGCGGCGAGTTGGACTGGCCAGCGGTGA
- a CDS encoding CvpA family protein, giving the protein MMSLSTVFWLLLIIFGTIGGMRGWAKEILVLFSMVLALFIDTLIKTFVPNIEGALQAQGPMMLFYVRTTFFLLLAFFGYETPAVSSALSGKGKRERLQDILLGVVIGMLNGYLLIGTIWFYMHQAGYQVPGITPPTDPAVLNYINFMPPKVIGPPYIYFAVAVAFVFVIVVFL; this is encoded by the coding sequence ATGATGTCTCTGTCCACCGTCTTCTGGCTCCTGCTGATCATCTTCGGCACGATTGGCGGCATGCGCGGCTGGGCCAAAGAGATTCTGGTGCTGTTCAGCATGGTGCTGGCCTTGTTCATTGACACGCTGATCAAAACTTTCGTGCCGAATATCGAAGGCGCGCTTCAGGCGCAAGGCCCCATGATGTTGTTCTACGTGCGAACCACCTTTTTTCTCCTGCTCGCGTTCTTCGGCTACGAGACTCCGGCGGTGTCGAGCGCGCTCTCCGGCAAAGGCAAGCGAGAACGGTTGCAGGATATTTTGCTGGGCGTGGTGATCGGGATGTTGAACGGCTATCTATTGATCGGGACGATCTGGTTCTACATGCATCAAGCCGGGTATCAGGTGCCGGGCATCACCCCGCCCACCGACCCGGCGGTGCTGAATTACATCAACTTCATGCCGCCCAAAGTGATCGGCCCGCCCTACATTTACTTTGCGGTGGCGGTGGCGTTTGTCTTTGTGATTGTGGTGTTCTTGTGA
- the murC gene encoding UDP-N-acetylmuramate--L-alanine ligase: protein MSAIATLLLESGCAVSGSDALASETTTRLAALGATISIGHKAENVAGADQVVVSSAVQPDNPEVVAANANGTPVLKRADFIGGLMQDRVGVAVAGTHGKTTTTALISYILLRAGRDPSFIVGGVLADLGTNAKHGNGDPFVVEADEYDGMFLGLHPKVAVVTNVEHDHPDYYPTLAGYTKAFEQFVSLILGDGWLIACRDDAGAKQLGEVAAKNGKRVIWYGLKNGVSWKAENIQANGAGGSDFVVTRDGNTVGLARTRLPGLQNVSNTLAALAAVDALGVDFNTARNALAEFQGVGRRFEVKGEIGGITVIDDYAHHPTEIRATLAAARRRYAGRQIWAMFQPHTFSRTRALLADFAASFGDADHVLVTDIFRSREAFDSSVSAKDIVAQMRHADARYLPSLDEATATLLAEMKPGDVLITLGAGDGNTVGEKVLTSMKG, encoded by the coding sequence ATGTCGGCAATCGCGACGCTCTTGTTGGAGAGCGGTTGTGCCGTTTCCGGCTCGGACGCGCTGGCCTCGGAGACGACGACCAGGCTGGCCGCGCTCGGCGCAACTATTTCAATCGGACACAAGGCCGAGAACGTGGCCGGCGCCGATCAGGTGGTCGTCTCGTCGGCGGTTCAGCCCGACAACCCGGAAGTGGTCGCCGCCAACGCCAATGGCACCCCGGTTCTCAAACGGGCCGACTTCATCGGCGGCCTGATGCAGGATCGGGTTGGGGTAGCAGTGGCCGGCACGCATGGCAAGACGACGACCACGGCCTTGATCAGTTACATTCTGCTAAGAGCCGGGCGCGATCCCTCATTCATCGTTGGCGGCGTGCTGGCCGATCTGGGAACAAACGCCAAACACGGCAACGGCGATCCATTCGTGGTCGAAGCCGACGAATACGACGGCATGTTCCTGGGCCTGCATCCGAAAGTGGCGGTGGTAACAAACGTCGAACACGATCACCCCGACTACTACCCGACGCTGGCCGGTTACACGAAAGCCTTTGAGCAGTTCGTTTCACTCATTCTCGGCGATGGCTGGCTCATTGCCTGCCGTGACGACGCAGGCGCAAAGCAGTTGGGCGAAGTAGCCGCGAAAAATGGCAAACGTGTGATCTGGTACGGGTTGAAGAATGGGGTGAGTTGGAAAGCGGAAAACATTCAGGCCAACGGCGCGGGTGGCAGTGATTTTGTGGTGACGCGGGACGGGAACACTGTCGGGCTGGCCCGCACCCGGCTCCCCGGCCTGCAGAACGTGAGCAACACCCTGGCCGCCCTGGCCGCCGTGGACGCCCTCGGCGTGGATTTCAACACCGCGCGCAACGCGCTGGCCGAGTTTCAGGGGGTGGGGCGCAGGTTTGAAGTGAAGGGCGAAATTGGCGGCATTACCGTGATTGACGATTACGCCCACCACCCGACCGAGATTCGAGCGACGCTGGCGGCGGCCCGGCGACGATATGCTGGCCGCCAAATCTGGGCCATGTTCCAGCCGCACACCTTCAGCCGCACGCGAGCGCTCCTGGCCGACTTCGCCGCCAGCTTCGGCGATGCCGACCATGTGCTGGTGACGGACATTTTCCGCTCACGCGAAGCTTTCGACAGCTCCGTGAGCGCCAAAGACATTGTGGCGCAAATGCGCCACGCCGACGCGCGGTATTTGCCTTCGCTCGACGAGGCCACCGCGACTCTGTTGGCGGAAATGAAACCGGGCGATGTGCTGATCACGCTCGGCGCCGGCGACGGCAACACCGTCGGCGAAAAAGTGCTGACAAGCATGAAGGGATAG
- the murB gene encoding UDP-N-acetylmuramate dehydrogenase — protein sequence MSARPTTATALRLAFGDRLREGEPLNRHTSARIGGPADFFVTVESANELADAVMEAKRHGLKYFVLGAGSNILVSDRGFRGLVIQNRARAMTFHEKGDRFIVRVESGMGLPTLARQCILRGAAGLEWAATVPGTVGGAVAGNAGAHGSDVAATLRLATILQGNGEIRDWSAAELKLAYRKSVLKNGQRGSVVLAAEFELERSNPNDLQVKLDKFQAHRKRTQPPGASIGSMFKNPPNDFAGRLIEATGLKGMLVGRAEISAVHSNFFVNRGGAKARDVYTLIALAQSKVREMFGVELELEIELVGDWGGKC from the coding sequence ATGTCGGCGCGACCCACAACGGCAACCGCCCTGCGGTTAGCGTTTGGGGATCGTCTGCGCGAAGGCGAGCCGCTCAACCGTCACACCTCGGCCCGAATTGGCGGGCCGGCCGACTTTTTTGTGACGGTGGAATCGGCCAATGAACTGGCCGATGCCGTGATGGAAGCCAAACGGCACGGCCTCAAATACTTCGTGCTGGGCGCCGGGTCAAACATTCTCGTCTCCGATCGTGGCTTCCGTGGGCTGGTGATCCAGAACCGGGCGCGGGCGATGACTTTTCACGAAAAGGGTGACAGGTTTATCGTGCGCGTCGAGTCGGGCATGGGCTTGCCGACTCTGGCCCGGCAATGTATTTTGCGCGGGGCAGCCGGGCTGGAGTGGGCCGCCACCGTGCCCGGCACGGTGGGTGGGGCGGTGGCCGGCAACGCCGGGGCGCACGGCTCGGACGTGGCTGCCACTCTGCGACTGGCAACGATCTTGCAGGGCAATGGTGAGATACGCGATTGGTCGGCCGCCGAGTTGAAGCTGGCCTACCGCAAATCTGTTCTCAAGAACGGCCAGCGCGGGAGCGTGGTGCTGGCCGCCGAGTTTGAACTGGAGCGCAGCAACCCGAACGACCTGCAAGTCAAACTCGACAAGTTCCAGGCGCATCGCAAGCGCACCCAGCCGCCGGGGGCCAGCATTGGCTCCATGTTCAAGAACCCGCCGAACGACTTTGCCGGGCGGCTCATCGAAGCAACCGGCCTCAAAGGAATGCTGGTTGGCCGGGCCGAAATCTCGGCCGTTCATTCCAACTTCTTCGTCAACCGGGGCGGGGCTAAAGCGCGTGACGTTTATACCCTGATCGCTCTGGCTCAAAGCAAGGTGCGTGAAATGTTCGGTGTTGAACTGGAGTTGGAAATTGAGCTGGTGGGAGACTGGGGAGGGAAGTGCTGA
- a CDS encoding D-alanine--D-alanine ligase, with protein sequence MARKIRVGLIFGGRSGEHEVSLMSARSVMKAINKDKYDVTLIGITRSGKWIAGDDPMKALEAGAADAPHATLLGEPQSRALLQVSESGGKAVALSSIAELDVVFPLLHGTFGEDGTVQGLLELANLPYVGAGVAGSAVGMDKALFKAVMAAAHIPTPKFVLALRSEIEGNVDNVVARAEAQFGYPIFTKPANLGSSVGVVKAHNRSELPYALRESARWDRRVLVEEGINAREIEVSVLGNDEPIASLPGEVIPDREFYDYAAKYLDSDSELIIPAPLDEATTKRAQEIAVATFKAIDAAGMARVDFLLDHESGELYVNEINTIPGFTQISMYPKLWEASGLSYSALIDRLIELALERQADKDRTERTFEVKG encoded by the coding sequence GTGGCACGCAAAATACGAGTCGGCCTGATCTTCGGCGGGCGGAGCGGCGAGCATGAAGTGTCACTCATGTCGGCCCGGTCGGTGATGAAGGCGATTAACAAAGACAAATACGACGTGACCTTGATCGGCATCACCCGGAGCGGCAAATGGATCGCGGGCGACGACCCGATGAAGGCGTTGGAGGCCGGGGCCGCCGACGCGCCCCACGCAACGCTTTTGGGTGAACCCCAGAGCCGGGCGCTTTTACAAGTCAGCGAGTCGGGCGGCAAGGCGGTTGCCCTGTCGTCCATCGCCGAACTCGACGTGGTCTTTCCGCTTCTGCACGGCACGTTCGGCGAAGACGGCACGGTGCAGGGTCTGCTCGAACTGGCGAACCTGCCCTACGTGGGCGCAGGCGTGGCCGGGTCGGCGGTGGGCATGGACAAAGCCCTGTTCAAAGCGGTGATGGCGGCGGCCCATATTCCAACGCCAAAATTCGTGTTGGCCTTGCGGAGCGAGATCGAAGGGAACGTTGACAACGTGGTTGCGCGAGCCGAGGCCCAGTTTGGCTACCCGATTTTCACCAAGCCGGCCAACCTGGGATCATCGGTGGGCGTGGTGAAAGCGCACAACCGGAGCGAACTGCCGTACGCTTTGCGCGAGTCGGCGCGCTGGGACCGGCGAGTGCTGGTCGAAGAAGGCATCAACGCCCGCGAGATCGAAGTGAGCGTGCTGGGCAACGACGAGCCGATTGCCTCCCTGCCCGGCGAAGTGATACCCGACCGCGAGTTTTACGATTACGCGGCCAAGTACCTTGACAGCGACTCGGAGTTGATCATTCCGGCCCCGCTCGACGAAGCGACGACGAAGCGGGCGCAGGAGATCGCCGTCGCCACGTTCAAGGCGATTGACGCCGCCGGCATGGCCCGAGTGGATTTTTTGCTCGACCACGAGAGCGGCGAGTTATACGTGAACGAAATCAATACCATCCCCGGCTTCACCCAGATCAGCATGTACCCAAAGCTGTGGGAGGCCAGTGGACTTAGTTACAGCGCGTTGATAGATCGGTTGATTGAATTGGCTTTGGAGCGACAGGCCGACAAGGATCGAACCGAACGGACTTTTGAGGTGAAGGGATGA
- a CDS encoding FtsQ-type POTRA domain-containing protein, which produces MPRRPTSDRPDSDTVTRADAARARRRSRETPQRTWTPSRTMSQIRSAVEDATATRIRTPKRNTTATRPTRRTSNWNAAAARTGRVRSTGASMALPQIQVSWRAASLAIVMLLSSLLLHLLSSSDYFVTAISLAGSHYVPGEDIYSASGVNNINILWIDPAQIKAGVEAVPGIKSAVVEVAWPNSVTIEVVENEPVLAWSQGGQTMWVDKEGVVFPARDELSGLLPIAVDDATVPLAEGSRIPVSVVEGALQLKQLRSNIELLHYDSANGLSYQDGRNWRGYFGAGADMEVKLAVYETLISDLLARDIHPATISVVDKDAPYYRK; this is translated from the coding sequence ATGCCACGACGCCCAACCAGTGACCGCCCGGACTCGGACACCGTGACGCGGGCTGACGCCGCCCGCGCCCGCCGCCGTTCACGCGAGACGCCTCAGCGGACGTGGACGCCGTCTCGCACTATGAGCCAGATTCGTTCGGCAGTGGAGGACGCCACCGCCACCCGGATTCGGACACCCAAGCGCAACACCACCGCCACCCGGCCCACCCGTCGCACCTCAAACTGGAACGCGGCGGCGGCCCGGACGGGCCGGGTGCGCTCGACCGGCGCGAGCATGGCCCTGCCGCAAATTCAAGTGAGTTGGCGGGCGGCAAGTTTGGCGATCGTGATGTTGTTGAGTTCGCTGTTACTACACCTTCTGTCGTCGTCGGATTATTTTGTGACGGCGATCAGCCTGGCCGGTTCGCATTACGTGCCCGGCGAGGACATTTACAGCGCCTCGGGCGTGAACAACATCAACATCCTGTGGATCGATCCGGCTCAGATCAAGGCCGGTGTGGAAGCCGTGCCGGGAATTAAATCAGCGGTGGTGGAAGTGGCCTGGCCGAACAGCGTTACCATTGAAGTGGTCGAGAACGAGCCGGTGCTGGCCTGGTCGCAGGGCGGGCAGACGATGTGGGTGGACAAAGAAGGCGTGGTCTTCCCGGCCCGGGATGAACTTTCGGGCCTGCTCCCCATTGCCGTTGACGACGCCACCGTGCCGCTGGCCGAAGGGTCGCGCATCCCTGTCTCGGTGGTCGAAGGCGCGTTGCAGTTGAAGCAGTTGCGCTCAAACATAGAACTGCTACACTATGACTCGGCTAACGGCTTGTCGTATCAGGATGGCCGGAACTGGCGCGGCTACTTTGGCGCCGGCGCCGACATGGAAGTGAAGCTGGCCGTTTACGAAACCTTGATTAGCGACTTGCTGGCGCGCGACATTCACCCGGCGACGATTAGCGTTGTGGACAAAGATGCGCCATACTATAGAAAATAA
- the ftsA gene encoding cell division protein FtsA, translating to MEAPLLTAIDVGTTKICTLVAEMINETDFEILGVGLEPSRGMRKGVVVNVDEAGAAIRESVAKAERSSGLEIGQALVSLAGSHIASVNSRGVVGVSSQRGIDQEDIDRALDAAQAIAIPHNREVLHVIPRGFIVDGQEGIRSPLGMHGFRLEVEAHIVTAASTSVQNLTKCVESAGVQVESYVLNPLASAEVALTDTEREMGCIVCDIGGGTTDLAIYIEGNVWHTMVLSVGGSHLTSDIAHGLRLPADVAEKIKIDHGSARAKDVDAADTFSVKPFGEEKPVQVGKADLAMIIEARIEEVFSLVLQEVKRSGYDGLLPAGIILTGGTAQLKNLRLAASNVLNLPARVAAPEDLRGLVDSIKGPQFATSVGLLKWAARETVAAARSPAKSRKNKKTMDDGMNKMSDWFRRLLP from the coding sequence ATGGAAGCACCCTTACTAACTGCCATTGACGTTGGCACCACCAAAATTTGCACTCTGGTCGCGGAGATGATCAACGAGACCGACTTCGAGATTCTCGGCGTCGGCCTTGAGCCGTCTCGCGGGATGCGGAAGGGCGTGGTCGTCAACGTGGACGAGGCCGGGGCGGCCATTCGCGAGTCGGTGGCCAAGGCCGAACGCTCGTCGGGCCTGGAGATCGGGCAGGCGCTGGTGAGTCTGGCCGGGTCGCACATCGCTTCGGTCAACAGCCGGGGTGTGGTGGGCGTGTCCAGCCAGCGCGGGATCGATCAGGAGGACATTGATCGCGCCCTTGATGCGGCCCAGGCCATTGCCATTCCGCACAACCGCGAAGTGTTGCACGTCATCCCGCGCGGCTTCATCGTGGACGGGCAGGAGGGCATCCGCTCGCCGCTCGGCATGCACGGCTTTCGTCTGGAAGTGGAGGCCCACATCGTCACGGCGGCTTCCACCTCCGTCCAGAATCTCACCAAGTGCGTGGAAAGCGCGGGGGTGCAGGTCGAGTCCTACGTGCTCAACCCGCTGGCCTCTGCCGAGGTTGCGCTGACCGACACCGAGCGCGAGATGGGTTGTATCGTCTGCGACATCGGCGGCGGCACGACCGATCTGGCGATTTACATTGAAGGCAACGTCTGGCACACGATGGTGCTGTCGGTGGGCGGCAGTCATCTCACGAGTGATATTGCTCACGGCCTGCGCCTGCCTGCCGACGTGGCCGAGAAGATCAAGATCGATCACGGCTCGGCCCGCGCCAAAGACGTGGACGCCGCCGACACTTTTTCGGTGAAGCCGTTCGGCGAAGAAAAGCCGGTGCAGGTGGGCAAGGCCGATCTGGCGATGATCATTGAGGCCCGCATCGAGGAAGTCTTCAGCCTGGTTCTGCAAGAAGTCAAACGCTCAGGCTACGATGGCCTGCTCCCGGCAGGCATCATCCTGACGGGCGGCACGGCCCAGTTGAAGAATCTGCGGTTGGCGGCCAGCAACGTGTTGAACTTGCCGGCGCGCGTGGCCGCGCCGGAAGATTTGCGCGGGCTGGTGGACTCGATCAAAGGCCCGCAGTTTGCCACCAGTGTCGGCTTGCTTAAATGGGCGGCTCGCGAAACGGTGGCCGCCGCCCGCTCGCCGGCCAAGAGCCGCAAAAACAAAAAAACGATGGACGACGGCATGAATAAAATGTCGGACTGGTTTCGCCGGTTATTGCCGTAA
- the ftsZ gene encoding cell division protein FtsZ, translating into MQVNPQLESFARIKVIGVGGGGSNAVNRMIEEGLTGIEFIAVNTDAQALLLANAPRRVRIGDKLTRGLGAGGNPEKGAKAAEESQEELYEVLRGSDMVFITAGMGGGTGTGAAPVVAQIARELGALTIGVVTRPFTFEGAKRTGTAEAGITKLKEQVDTLIVIPNDRLLQIVDKRASLNDALRTADDVLRQGIQGISELITVPGLINLDFADVRAIMAEGGAALMAVGRAGGEDRARMAAEAAISSSLLDITIDGARGILFNITGGPNMSLFEVNQAAAIIKETAHPDVNLIFGAVIDPNLGDEMRITVIATGFERQGMPRRVSQPRGASGTHAPAAKSSQHGQPQQPAAPATGATEKNEAEFTPRVYNTEDLDIPAFLRRK; encoded by the coding sequence ATGCAGGTCAACCCACAACTTGAGTCTTTTGCCCGAATAAAGGTTATCGGCGTCGGCGGCGGCGGCTCGAACGCCGTCAACCGCATGATCGAAGAAGGGCTGACGGGCATTGAGTTTATTGCCGTCAACACCGACGCCCAGGCGCTGTTGCTGGCCAACGCGCCGCGCCGGGTGCGCATCGGCGACAAGCTGACGCGCGGCTTGGGCGCGGGCGGCAACCCGGAGAAGGGCGCGAAGGCCGCCGAAGAGTCGCAGGAAGAATTGTACGAAGTTTTGCGCGGCTCGGACATGGTCTTCATCACCGCCGGCATGGGCGGGGGAACCGGCACCGGGGCCGCCCCGGTGGTAGCCCAGATTGCCCGCGAACTCGGCGCGTTGACTATCGGCGTTGTCACCCGGCCCTTCACGTTTGAGGGCGCCAAGCGCACCGGCACCGCCGAGGCCGGTATCACCAAGCTCAAAGAGCAGGTGGATACGTTGATCGTCATCCCGAACGACCGCCTTCTGCAGATCGTGGACAAGCGGGCGTCGTTGAACGATGCGTTGCGAACCGCCGACGATGTTCTGCGGCAGGGCATTCAGGGCATTTCAGAATTGATCACCGTGCCCGGTTTGATTAATTTGGACTTTGCCGACGTGCGAGCGATCATGGCTGAAGGCGGCGCGGCGCTGATGGCCGTGGGCCGGGCCGGCGGCGAGGATCGGGCGCGCATGGCGGCTGAAGCGGCGATCTCGTCGAGCTTGCTTGATATTACGATTGACGGCGCGCGTGGCATCCTGTTCAACATCACCGGCGGCCCGAACATGAGTCTATTTGAGGTCAACCAGGCGGCGGCCATTATCAAAGAGACAGCCCACCCGGATGTGAACCTGATCTTCGGCGCGGTGATCGATCCGAACCTGGGCGACGAGATGCGAATTACGGTGATTGCCACCGGTTTCGAGCGCCAGGGCATGCCGCGCCGGGTGTCGCAACCACGCGGCGCGTCTGGGACGCACGCACCTGCGGCCAAGTCTTCGCAACACGGCCAGCCACAACAACCGGCGGCTCCGGCCACAGGCGCAACTGAAAAGAACGAAGCCGAGTTCACGCCGCGTGTGTATAATACCGAAGACTTGGACATCCCGGCCTTCCTGCGGCGAAAATAA
- the nrdR gene encoding transcriptional repressor NrdR has product MRCPYCSNADSKVIDTTHDARGGVRRRRECQACGQRFTTYERAILATPLLVKGDGSREEFDREKLIRGIRVACAKRPVATADIDRLVGEIEATLQTMGKPEVSSRVVGDMVISALKELDHIAYIRYAIVYLKLDDLRSVRDEINRLLE; this is encoded by the coding sequence ATGCGCTGTCCCTACTGTTCCAACGCTGACTCCAAAGTTATTGACACCACCCACGATGCGCGGGGTGGTGTGCGCCGCCGCCGCGAGTGCCAGGCTTGCGGCCAACGCTTCACCACTTACGAGCGCGCCATTCTGGCAACGCCCCTGCTGGTGAAGGGCGACGGCTCGCGCGAGGAGTTCGACCGCGAGAAGTTGATCCGGGGCATTCGCGTGGCTTGCGCCAAGCGCCCGGTGGCCACCGCCGACATTGACCGGCTGGTGGGCGAGATTGAAGCCACATTGCAGACGATGGGCAAGCCGGAAGTGTCGAGCCGGGTGGTGGGCGACATGGTGATCAGCGCCCTCAAGGAACTGGATCACATTGCTTACATTCGTTACGCGATTGTATATTTGAAGCTGGATGATTTGCGCTCGGTGCGCGACGAAATCAACCGCTTGCTTGAATAA